One Paraburkholderia aromaticivorans genomic region harbors:
- the fliL gene encoding flagellar basal body-associated protein FliL, with amino-acid sequence MATTTAPQQAAPASPGPMKRIILIVLIAIIAAGAAGAGVWFFMSKRAPTATSAEAAPPSAPAPLFFPLESMTVNLQSDDGQQHFLRIGLTLKLTDAKTQQELTDHMPEVRSHILLALSNKHPDELAPLEGKRALATELRTLIEQPTDKGAAPIHVQDVLFTEFVVQ; translated from the coding sequence ATGGCAACCACGACCGCACCTCAACAAGCCGCGCCGGCATCCCCCGGCCCGATGAAGCGCATCATCCTGATCGTGCTGATCGCGATCATTGCCGCGGGCGCAGCGGGAGCGGGCGTCTGGTTCTTCATGTCGAAGCGCGCCCCGACCGCAACCTCGGCCGAAGCAGCGCCGCCGTCAGCCCCAGCGCCGCTGTTCTTCCCGCTCGAATCCATGACGGTGAACCTGCAGTCGGACGACGGCCAGCAGCATTTCCTGCGCATCGGCCTGACGCTAAAACTGACCGACGCAAAGACCCAGCAAGAACTGACAGACCACATGCCCGAAGTGCGCAGCCACATCCTGCTCGCCCTATCGAACAAACACCCTGACGAACTCGCGCCGCTCGAAGGCAAGCGCGCGCTCGCCACGGAACTGCGCACGCTGATCGAGCAGCCGACCGACAAGGGCGCCGCGCCGATCCATGTCCAGGACGTCCTGTTCACCGAATTCGTCGTGCAGTGA
- the fliM gene encoding flagellar motor switch protein FliM, protein MGHEEFMSQEEVDALLKGVTGETDSEAEQSDRVGVRPYNIATQERIVRGRMPGLEIINDRFARLLRVGIFNFMRRSAEISVGPVKVQKYSEFTRNLPIPTNLNLVHVKPLRGTSLFVFDPNLVFFVVDNLFGGDGRFHTRVEGRDFTQTEQRIINKLLNLVFDNYTASWKSVRPLQFEYVRSEMHTQFANVATPNEIVIVTQFSIEFGTTGGTLHICMPYSMIEPIRDILSSPIQGEALEVDRRWVRVLSQQVQAAEVELTADLAQVPVTFEQILNMRKGDVLPINIPEHITAKVDGVPVMECGYGIFNGQYALRVQKMISAADTMKEGGYE, encoded by the coding sequence ATGGGCCACGAAGAGTTCATGTCCCAGGAGGAGGTCGATGCCCTCCTCAAGGGCGTAACCGGCGAAACAGACTCGGAAGCCGAGCAAAGCGACCGTGTAGGCGTACGGCCCTACAACATCGCGACGCAGGAACGCATCGTCCGCGGCCGGATGCCCGGCCTCGAAATCATCAACGACCGCTTCGCGCGTCTGTTACGCGTCGGTATTTTCAACTTCATGCGGCGCTCGGCGGAAATCTCCGTCGGCCCGGTGAAGGTGCAGAAGTACAGCGAATTCACCCGCAACCTGCCGATCCCGACCAACCTGAACCTGGTCCACGTGAAGCCGTTGCGCGGCACCTCGCTGTTCGTGTTCGATCCGAACCTGGTGTTCTTCGTGGTCGACAACCTGTTCGGCGGCGACGGGCGTTTCCATACCCGCGTCGAAGGCCGCGATTTCACGCAGACCGAGCAGCGCATCATCAACAAGCTGCTGAACCTGGTGTTCGACAACTACACGGCGTCGTGGAAGAGCGTGCGTCCGCTGCAGTTCGAATACGTGCGCTCGGAAATGCACACGCAATTCGCCAACGTGGCGACGCCGAACGAAATCGTCATCGTCACGCAGTTCTCGATCGAGTTCGGCACGACGGGCGGCACGCTGCACATCTGCATGCCGTACTCGATGATCGAACCGATCCGCGACATTCTCTCGTCGCCGATCCAGGGCGAGGCGCTCGAAGTCGACCGCCGCTGGGTCCGCGTGCTGTCGCAGCAGGTGCAGGCAGCAGAAGTGGAACTGACCGCCGACCTCGCGCAGGTGCCGGTCACGTTCGAACAGATCCTGAACATGCGCAAAGGCGATGTTCTGCCGATCAACATCCCCGAACACATCACCGCGAAAGTCGATGGCGTGCCGGTGATGGAATGCGGCTACGGAATTTTCAATGGTCAATACGCGTTGCGGGTCCAGAAGATGATCAGCGCAGCCGACACGATGAAGGAAGGTGGATATGAGTGA
- the fliN gene encoding flagellar motor switch protein FliN: MSDLNAKTEAELAAGAPQFAADAAAAEDDAAMADWASALAEQNDNSEVSATTAGVFQPLSKVEPTTTRNDIDMILDIPVQMTVELGRTKIAIRNLLQLAQGSVVELDGMAGEPMDVLVNGCLIAQGEVVVVNDKFGIRLTDIITPSERIRKLNR; this comes from the coding sequence ATGAGTGACCTGAACGCAAAGACTGAGGCCGAACTGGCCGCTGGCGCGCCGCAATTTGCCGCCGACGCAGCCGCTGCCGAAGACGACGCGGCCATGGCGGACTGGGCCAGCGCGCTGGCCGAGCAGAACGACAATTCGGAAGTCAGCGCGACGACGGCGGGCGTATTCCAGCCGCTGTCGAAAGTCGAGCCGACCACGACGCGCAACGACATCGACATGATTCTGGACATTCCTGTTCAGATGACCGTCGAGCTGGGCCGCACCAAGATCGCGATCCGCAACCTGCTGCAACTCGCGCAGGGTTCGGTGGTGGAACTGGACGGCATGGCCGGCGAACCGATGGACGTGCTGGTCAACGGCTGTCTGATCGCGCAGGGCGAAGTGGTGGTGGTGAACGACAAGTTCGGCATCCGTTTGACCGACATCATCACGCCGTCCGAACGTATCCGGAAGTTGAATCGATGA